GACGGCGAGACGCCGATCGCCGAGGCGGTCGCGGCCTGACGCTGCCCGGCGACGCGGGGCCATCGCCGCGGGAGCGGCTCAGCCGATCCCCACGGGGATGAGGGCGTGCGCCACGGCGTAGATCGCCAGACCCGCGAGCGCCCCCACGACGGTGCCGTTCAGGCGGATGTACTGCAGGTCGCGCCCGACCATGAGCTCGATCTTCTCCGTGGTCTCGGCCGGATCCCACTTCTCGACGGTGTCGGTGATGATCGACGCGATGTCATGGCGGTACCGGTCGACGAGGAACACGGCCGCGTCCGTCACCCAGCCGTCGACCCGCGCCTGCAGCGTCGGGTCGGTGGCCAGCCGCTGCCCGATCTCGGCGATCGCGGCGGCCGCCCTGCGGCGCAGCCCGCTCTCGGGGTCGGCGAGCGCGTCGAGCAGGCCCGCCTTGGCGGTGTTCCATGCCTGCGCGGCGAGCTCGCCCACCCGCGGGCTGTCGAACAGCGTCGTCTTCGCGCTCTCGAGCCGGTCGCGCATGGCTTCGTCGTGCTGCAGGCCGTCGGCGAGGCGGGCGAGGTAGCCGTCGAGGGCGAGGCGGGCCGGATGCCGGGGATCGGCGTGCACGGCGCGGACGAACTTCAGCGCCTCGCTGTAGGCGGTCTCGTCGACGAAGCGGTGGGCGAGACGGGGCACCCAGGACGGCAGTCGTCGTGAGATGAGCCCCTGGAAGGCCGCTGCGTTGTTCTCCAACCACGCGCCGAGGCTGTCGACCGCGAGGTCGACGGCCCCGCGATGCGCGTCCGCCTCGACGATGCGCTGCAGCCAGGTGCCGGCCGACGGCGCCCAGTCCGGCTCGATGAGGTGCTCGCGCGCGAGGTCGGCGATCAGGCTCTGAACGTCGTCGTCGCTCAGTGCCCGCAGCACCGCCGACGCGGCCGTCGCCGCCTCCGAGCCCACACGCTCGGCGTGCGCCTCGTGCGTGAGCCATTCGCCCAGTCGCTGCGAAAGTGCGGTCGTCGACAGCTTGTCGCGCACGACGTCGCTCGCCAGGAAGTTGGTCTCGACGAATTCGCCGAGCGTGCGGCCGATCTCGTCCTTGCGGTTCGGGATGATCGCGGTGTGCGGGATCGGCAGCCCGAGCGGGCGCCGGAACAGGGCGGTCACCGCGAACCAGTCGGCCAGAGCGCCGACCATGCCGCCTTCCGCGGCCGCGCGGACGTATCCGAGCCAGGGATGCCGTGCTTCGAGCCAGAACGAGAGCACGAACACGACGGCCATGAAGATGAGCGCACCGAGGGCCACAGCCTTCATACGGCGCAGGCCGCGCAGTCGCTCCTGATCGGCGGGCGAGAGCAGCGCCATCGGTGTTCGCGACATGTCGACATCCTTTCACGGTGACTACGCTTGAAGGGTGATCGACGACATCAAGAAGCGCGCGCTGCACCGCACCAGCATCCTCGAGGGTCAGCTGCGCGGGATCGCGCGGATGATCGAGAACGAGGAGTACTGCATGGACATCATCACGCAGTCGCGTGCCGTGCAGCGCTCGCTGGAGTCGCTCAACCGCCTGCTGCTCGAGAATCACCTGCGCACGCATGTCACGCACATGTTCGAGGAGGGCGGCGAGCAGCGCGAGACGGCGGTCGGCGAGCTGCTCAAGGCCTTCGACTTCGACCGCAAGTAGACCATATCGGCAGGATGGCGCAGCACTGACAACGGATATCGTCGCTACCTCGTCGACGCGTCACGCGCCACATGCCTGACGCGTCCGGGGCAGTCAGCTTTCGAGAGGGCCGAGCCACGCGGACGCGGCCGTCGAATGCGCCGACTCCGGGTCGGACGGGTGGAACATGCCGGCGAGCACGTCACGGTACAGGCGGGACAGCTCGTTCGCGGAGAAGTACGAGCCGCCGCCGGCGACGAGCATCGCCTCGTCGACGACCTGCTTCGCCATCACGACGGCGCGGTGCTTCAGCCCCGACAGCAGCGTGAACCAGCGCGCACCGTGGTCGGCGCTGTCGTCGACGTCGCGCGCGAGCGCGGCGATCTGCGGCGGCAGGGCGTCGTACGCCAGCGCCATCTCGGCGATCCGCCACCGGATGTCGGGATCCTGGCTGTACGTCGTCCCGGTCTTCTTCGAACGGCGCGCCTTCGCGGCGCCGACAGCGAGGTCGAGTCCGCGCCGGGCGATGCCGGTGTACACCGATGCCAGCAGGATCTCGAAGACGCTGAAGATGCCGAACACGATCGGGTCGGGGTTCGGGCCGGGATCGATGCGACGTACCACCTGCTCGGGCGCCGCGACCGCACCGTTCAGTCGCGTGGTGCGGCTCTGCGTTCCGCGCATGCCGAGGGTGTCCCAGTCGTCGCTCGTGGTCACGGCATCCGTGCGATCGATGAACGCGAACACGAGCTTCGGGGCATCCGGACTCGTGGTGTCGAGACCGTGCAGGCCGAGCTTCGTCCACACCGGGGCGAGGGAGGTGAAGATCTTCGTGCCGGTGAAGGCGTAGCCGCCGTCGCTCTGCGGCACGGCATCCGTGTCGCTGCCGAACAGCACCAGATCGTTGCCGCCCTCGCTGATGCCGAACGCGAGGACGTCGCCGGCCACGGCGCCGTCCTGCACGAACTCCATCCCCGGCACACCGCGGTCGCTGAACACCTTCGCCACACCCGTCCACACCAGGTGCATGTTGATCGCCAGCGCCGTGGCGGGTGCCGCGGAGGCGAGGCGCTGCTGCAGCACCGCCGCCTCGGGGAGGCCGAGGCCCGCGCCGCCGCGCTCGCGCGGCACGAGGATCGACAGGTAGCCGGCCTCGCGCAGCTCGTCGAGATCGTGCTGCGGGAAGGTGTTCTCGCGGTCGTGCACGGCTGCCCGCTCGCGGATGCGCTCGAGCAGGTCGTCGGGCAGATGATCTGCGGGGTCGAATGCGCTCACGAGAGGGCCTCCAGGATCTGCCGGATCGTCTCTTCGGGACGATCGCGGTGGGGTGAGTGTCCGGCGCCGGCGACGACCGACATGGTGATGTGCGGGTTCTCGAGCACCGAATCGGCCAGCTCGCCGGTGAACAGGCTGTACACCTCGGGGTCGGCTCCGACGATGTGGGTCGGGATGTCGAGCTGCGCTGCCTGCGCGCGCACGTCCCACGGCTGGTTCTGCACGCTGGTCTGCTCGACGGCCCACCGGCTGGCCCGAAGCACGGCATCCACCTTCAGCTCCACGTCCTGCGGATGCCAGTCGGGATGCTCTGCGCGCACCGACTCGACATCGGGCGCCGCGAACGCGCGCTTCTGGCTGCGGCGGATGATCCCCTCGTCGCGCCCGGCGACGTGGATCGCCGGATCGATCAGCACGAGGCGCCTCGCCCATCCGGATGCCATGGTCGCGGCGACGACGGTCGAGGCGCCGCCCAGCGAGTGCCCGATCACGGCATCCCATTCGCCGTCGCCCTCCGGGCGAACGGCTGCGACGTCGGCGCCGTAGGCGGCGACAGAGTAGTCGAGCGCGCGAGGCGCATCGCCATGACCGCGCAGGTCGACCGCGGTGGCCTGCCACCCGGCATCCGCCAGTGCGGCGCCGATGCGCCACATCAGCGCTGCCGAGGAACCCAGGCCGTGGACGAGCAGGGCGCGGCGGGGACCGTCGCCCCACACCAGACGAGGGAGGGTGATCAGTGCGGGCACGCGACCAGCCTAGATGCGGGCGGTCTGGATCGGCTCGGTGTCGGGATAGGGAGAGGGGTCGCGGTGGCGCAGGTCGGGGAACGCGCGGACGAACACGATCGAGACGACCAGACCCACGAAGGCGAACAGGGCGGCCGCCAGATACGCGCCCGTCGGCCCGGACTGGTCGATGAGGATGCCCGCCACCGCCGACCCCGCGGCGGCGCCGATCAGCTGCCCGGTGCCCGCCCAGCCGAACGCCTCGGCGGTCTCGCTGAACTTCACGCTGGCGGTGGTGATCGCGAAGAGCACCGCCAGAGCGGGTGCGATGCCGACACCGGCGAGCACCAGGGTGCCGCCGAGCCAGAAGATGTTCAGCGACACCATCGTCAGGCCGA
The window above is part of the Microbacterium sp. nov. GSS16 genome. Proteins encoded here:
- a CDS encoding DUF445 domain-containing protein, which translates into the protein MSRTPMALLSPADQERLRGLRRMKAVALGALIFMAVVFVLSFWLEARHPWLGYVRAAAEGGMVGALADWFAVTALFRRPLGLPIPHTAIIPNRKDEIGRTLGEFVETNFLASDVVRDKLSTTALSQRLGEWLTHEAHAERVGSEAATAASAVLRALSDDDVQSLIADLAREHLIEPDWAPSAGTWLQRIVEADAHRGAVDLAVDSLGAWLENNAAAFQGLISRRLPSWVPRLAHRFVDETAYSEALKFVRAVHADPRHPARLALDGYLARLADGLQHDEAMRDRLESAKTTLFDSPRVGELAAQAWNTAKAGLLDALADPESGLRRRAAAAIAEIGQRLATDPTLQARVDGWVTDAAVFLVDRYRHDIASIITDTVEKWDPAETTEKIELMVGRDLQYIRLNGTVVGALAGLAIYAVAHALIPVGIG
- a CDS encoding alpha/beta fold hydrolase — its product is MPALITLPRLVWGDGPRRALLVHGLGSSAALMWRIGAALADAGWQATAVDLRGHGDAPRALDYSVAAYGADVAAVRPEGDGEWDAVIGHSLGGASTVVAATMASGWARRLVLIDPAIHVAGRDEGIIRRSQKRAFAAPDVESVRAEHPDWHPQDVELKVDAVLRASRWAVEQTSVQNQPWDVRAQAAQLDIPTHIVGADPEVYSLFTGELADSVLENPHITMSVVAGAGHSPHRDRPEETIRQILEALS
- a CDS encoding metal-sensitive transcriptional regulator, producing MIDDIKKRALHRTSILEGQLRGIARMIENEEYCMDIITQSRAVQRSLESLNRLLLENHLRTHVTHMFEEGGEQRETAVGELLKAFDFDRK
- a CDS encoding acyl-CoA dehydrogenase family protein, which produces MSAFDPADHLPDDLLERIRERAAVHDRENTFPQHDLDELREAGYLSILVPRERGGAGLGLPEAAVLQQRLASAAPATALAINMHLVWTGVAKVFSDRGVPGMEFVQDGAVAGDVLAFGISEGGNDLVLFGSDTDAVPQSDGGYAFTGTKIFTSLAPVWTKLGLHGLDTTSPDAPKLVFAFIDRTDAVTTSDDWDTLGMRGTQSRTTRLNGAVAAPEQVVRRIDPGPNPDPIVFGIFSVFEILLASVYTGIARRGLDLAVGAAKARRSKKTGTTYSQDPDIRWRIAEMALAYDALPPQIAALARDVDDSADHGARWFTLLSGLKHRAVVMAKQVVDEAMLVAGGGSYFSANELSRLYRDVLAGMFHPSDPESAHSTAASAWLGPLES